The following proteins are encoded in a genomic region of Burkholderia pyrrocinia:
- a CDS encoding YihY family inner membrane protein, whose amino-acid sequence MPKLSVDLDTIKRLAQFAARRSAEDRIPQVAGSLTFTTMLALVPLVTVAFALFTAFPMFASFQISLQGFLADHLMPAQFNIQIFKYLNQFASKAKGLTTAGLIVLVVTSVMTMMTIESAFNLIWRVRKPRPFAQRVLAYWALITLGPLLFGVSLSISSYLFTQSLAFTGAGPSTSIVEWLLALASLPLTVLAFTLLYVYLPNCTVAWRDAVIGGLFAAVAFELAKRGFGYYVRRIPTYTAVYGAFAALPVFLLWVYLSWFIALLGAMVASALPAIRVGQFHRIHYPGSDLLDVLELLARLAEARAAGKHGYTAMRLAALLRCDMETAQRLLTTLEEREWIARLDGGGDAMPRYILLANPEQLTLAQLFDVLVIDRTELTYQLQRRRSHVDGAALLAVLSSDRFDVSLASLVAAHRLAGAQPAGTPGQAPDGVPDPHARPPRPA is encoded by the coding sequence TTGCCGAAGTTGAGCGTCGATCTCGACACCATCAAGCGCCTCGCGCAGTTCGCGGCCCGGCGCAGCGCCGAGGATCGCATCCCGCAAGTGGCGGGCAGCCTGACGTTCACGACGATGCTGGCGCTCGTGCCGCTCGTGACGGTCGCGTTCGCGCTGTTCACCGCGTTCCCGATGTTCGCGTCGTTCCAGATCTCGCTGCAGGGGTTCCTCGCGGATCACCTGATGCCCGCGCAGTTCAACATCCAGATCTTCAAGTACCTGAACCAGTTCGCGTCGAAGGCCAAGGGGCTGACGACGGCCGGCCTGATCGTGCTCGTCGTCACGTCGGTGATGACGATGATGACGATCGAATCGGCCTTCAACCTGATCTGGCGGGTGCGCAAGCCGCGGCCGTTCGCGCAGCGCGTGCTCGCGTACTGGGCGCTGATCACGCTCGGTCCGCTGCTGTTCGGCGTGAGCCTGTCGATCTCGTCGTACCTGTTCACGCAGTCGCTCGCGTTCACCGGCGCGGGGCCGTCGACGTCGATCGTCGAGTGGCTGCTCGCGCTCGCGTCGCTGCCGCTGACGGTGCTCGCGTTCACGCTGCTGTACGTCTATCTGCCGAACTGCACGGTCGCATGGCGCGACGCGGTGATCGGCGGGCTGTTCGCGGCCGTCGCGTTCGAACTCGCGAAGCGCGGCTTCGGCTACTACGTGCGGCGCATTCCGACCTATACGGCCGTCTACGGCGCGTTCGCGGCGTTGCCCGTGTTCCTGTTGTGGGTATACCTGAGCTGGTTCATCGCGCTGCTCGGCGCGATGGTGGCCTCCGCGCTGCCGGCGATCCGCGTCGGCCAGTTCCACCGCATCCATTATCCGGGCAGCGACCTGCTCGACGTACTCGAACTGCTCGCGCGGCTCGCCGAAGCGCGCGCGGCCGGCAAGCACGGCTACACGGCGATGCGGCTCGCTGCCCTGCTGCGATGCGACATGGAAACCGCGCAGCGGTTGCTGACGACGCTGGAGGAACGGGAATGGATTGCGCGGCTGGACGGTGGCGGCGACGCCATGCCGCGCTACATCCTGCTCGCGAACCCGGAGCAGTTGACGCTCGCGCAACTGTTCGACGTGCTGGTGATCGACCGCACGGAACTGACCTACCAGCTGCAGCGGCGCCGCAGCCATGTCGACGGCGCTGCGCTGCTGGCGGTGCTGTCGAGCGACCGGTTCGACGTGTCGCTCGCGTCGCTGGTCGCCGCGCACCGGCTCGCGGGCGCGCAGCCGGCGGGCACCCCCGGGCAGGCGCCGGACGGCGTGCCCGACCCGCACGCGCGGCCGCCGCGGCCCGCGTGA
- a CDS encoding CBS domain-containing protein, with product MRVSDILKVKGNTLFTVTPDMPLREAVDTMAEHDIGSLVVMEYGDLVGMLTFREIILRLHVNGGAIGDVQVRKVMDEPLTCTPETDVNEVRRMMLERHARYMPVLDKKVLMGVISFYDVAKTVVEAQSFENRMLKAYIRDWPESEAEAHKP from the coding sequence ATGCGCGTCAGCGATATTCTGAAAGTGAAGGGCAACACGCTGTTTACGGTGACGCCCGATATGCCGCTGCGCGAAGCGGTCGATACGATGGCCGAGCACGATATCGGTTCGCTTGTCGTGATGGAGTACGGCGATCTCGTCGGGATGCTGACGTTCCGCGAGATCATCCTGCGCCTGCACGTCAACGGCGGTGCGATCGGCGACGTGCAGGTGCGCAAGGTGATGGACGAGCCGCTCACGTGCACGCCGGAAACGGACGTCAACGAAGTGCGCCGGATGATGCTCGAGCGCCACGCGCGCTACATGCCCGTGCTCGACAAGAAGGTGCTGATGGGCGTCATTTCGTTCTACGACGTCGCGAAGACGGTCGTCGAGGCGCAGAGCTTCGAGAACCGGATGCTGAAGGCGTACATCCGCGACTGGCCGGAATCGGAAGCCGAAGCGCACAAGCCGTGA
- a CDS encoding metallophosphoesterase, with product MKVRVLSDLHLECNHPDTIPHADADLVVLAGDIHNHAEGLRWAAETFDPDVPVIYVPGNHEYYDGEFGALETAMRDAAHTLDNVHYLNNGVYVDPEQRFRVLGTTLWADFSLFGADDASIASAIDAGLRVMLDFKGLIQVTWPHDAVLHAASDAPERDFSPADAIALHRQSRAWLAAQLAAPFAGRTIVVTHHAPHRRSLAERYAEDLASAGFVTDMAELVRPPVDLWLHGHTHTSFDYVADGGTRVVCNPRGYIRRRTGERENTAFTWDKVVELG from the coding sequence GTGAAAGTCCGCGTACTGTCCGACCTGCATCTCGAATGCAATCACCCCGACACGATCCCGCATGCCGACGCGGATCTCGTCGTGCTGGCCGGCGACATCCACAACCATGCGGAAGGCCTGCGCTGGGCCGCCGAGACGTTCGATCCGGACGTACCGGTGATCTACGTGCCGGGCAACCACGAGTATTACGACGGGGAATTCGGCGCGCTGGAGACGGCGATGCGCGACGCGGCGCATACGCTCGACAACGTGCATTACCTGAACAACGGCGTCTACGTCGATCCCGAACAGCGCTTCCGCGTGCTCGGCACGACGCTCTGGGCCGATTTTTCATTGTTCGGCGCCGACGACGCCAGCATCGCGAGCGCAATCGACGCCGGGCTGCGGGTGATGCTCGATTTCAAGGGATTGATCCAGGTGACCTGGCCGCACGACGCGGTGCTGCATGCAGCATCGGACGCGCCGGAACGGGATTTCTCGCCGGCCGACGCGATCGCGCTGCATCGGCAAAGCCGCGCGTGGCTGGCAGCGCAACTCGCGGCGCCGTTCGCGGGCCGGACGATCGTCGTCACCCATCATGCGCCGCACCGGCGCTCGCTGGCGGAGCGCTATGCGGAAGATCTCGCGTCGGCCGGGTTCGTCACGGATATGGCGGAACTCGTGCGTCCGCCGGTGGATCTGTGGCTCCACGGCCACACGCATACGTCATTCGACTACGTTGCGGACGGCGGCACACGCGTGGTGTGCAACCCGCGCGGCTACATCCGCCGGCGCACCGGCGAACGGGAAAATACCGCGTTCACGTGGGACAAGGTCGTCGAGCTCGGCTGA
- the wrbA gene encoding NAD(P)H:quinone oxidoreductase, with amino-acid sequence MKDILVLYYSRHGATRDLALAIANGIDSVPGMQARIRTVPSVSTVCEATAPDIPADGPPYAELRDLEECAGLALGSPTRFGNMAASLKYFLDGTTPQWLSGALTGKPASVFTSTGSLHGGQESTLLSMMLPLLHHGMMIVGIPYTESALSTTRTGGTPYGASHVAHHDRAAPGGLSADEKALAAALGERLARAAAALAAAEAA; translated from the coding sequence ATGAAAGACATCCTCGTCCTCTATTACAGCCGTCACGGCGCCACGCGCGATCTCGCGCTCGCGATCGCGAACGGCATCGACAGCGTGCCGGGCATGCAGGCGCGTATCCGCACCGTGCCGTCCGTCTCGACCGTCTGCGAAGCCACCGCCCCCGATATCCCCGCCGACGGCCCGCCCTATGCGGAACTGCGCGACCTCGAGGAATGCGCGGGCCTCGCGCTCGGCTCGCCGACCCGCTTCGGCAACATGGCCGCATCGCTCAAGTATTTCCTCGACGGCACAACGCCGCAATGGCTGTCGGGCGCGCTGACCGGCAAGCCGGCGAGCGTGTTCACGTCGACGGGCAGCCTGCACGGCGGCCAGGAATCGACGTTGCTGTCGATGATGCTGCCGCTGCTGCATCACGGGATGATGATCGTCGGGATCCCGTATACCGAATCTGCACTCAGCACGACGCGCACCGGCGGCACGCCGTACGGCGCGTCGCACGTCGCGCATCACGATCGCGCCGCGCCCGGCGGGCTGTCGGCGGACGAAAAGGCGCTCGCGGCCGCGCTCGGCGAGCGGCTCGCGCGCGCAGCGGCCGCCCTCGCCGCCGCCGAGGCCGCATGA
- a CDS encoding MFS transporter, whose amino-acid sequence MSDQTQATSGRHGERDAHASQFDLLRERRFAPFFTTQFLGALNDNVFKIGFTSLVTYHTARFAGVDAKTAAFLISAIFILPFVLFSATSGQIADKYDKATLTRFVKTFEIALMLVGAAGFVTHSAPLLYLCTFMMGMHSTLFGPVKYSYLPQHLGEHELVGGNGLVEMGTFIAILIGTIIGGAAAGIEGSGERVLAVSVVVIALAGRLVAQRVPSTPAPQPDLVINWNPVSETWRNLGLARQNRTVFLSLLGISWLWFVGATFLTSFFNFAKDVLSASPDVVTILLGTFSVGIGLGSLLCERLSQRRVEIGLVPLGSIGISVFAIELYFASHALPSPGHLLSVGEFLASARHWRILADLFLLAMFGGFYSVPLYALIQSRSAPTHRARIIAANNILNALFMILSAVMAMGLTKAGVDIPGLFLVTALLNVVVAAYIYLLVPEFLLRFVAWVLVHTFYRIRLVHAERIPAEGGAVLVCNHVSYVDALVLAAASPRPIRFVMDHRIFKTRFASWVFRHAKAIPIAPRHEDPAMLARAYDLCEAALKDGELVCIFPEGKLTKTGDINTFHHGITEILGRTPAPVIPMALRGLWGSYFSRHSDARMPRPIKRGVMSRLTLAVGEPVSASVATPESLQAAVTELRGARK is encoded by the coding sequence ATGAGCGATCAAACGCAAGCCACTTCCGGGCGGCACGGCGAACGGGACGCCCACGCGTCGCAGTTCGACCTGCTGCGCGAGCGCCGTTTCGCGCCGTTCTTCACGACCCAGTTCCTCGGCGCGCTGAACGACAACGTCTTCAAGATCGGCTTCACGTCGCTCGTCACCTATCACACCGCGCGATTCGCCGGCGTCGATGCGAAGACGGCTGCGTTCCTGATTTCCGCGATCTTCATCCTGCCGTTCGTGCTGTTCTCGGCGACGTCCGGCCAGATCGCGGACAAATACGACAAGGCGACCCTCACGCGCTTCGTGAAGACCTTCGAGATCGCGCTGATGCTGGTCGGCGCGGCCGGCTTCGTCACGCACAGCGCGCCCCTGCTGTATCTGTGCACGTTCATGATGGGGATGCACTCGACGCTGTTCGGGCCCGTCAAGTATTCGTACCTGCCGCAGCATCTCGGCGAGCATGAGCTGGTCGGCGGCAACGGCCTCGTCGAAATGGGCACGTTCATCGCGATCCTGATCGGCACGATCATCGGTGGCGCGGCCGCGGGCATCGAAGGCAGCGGCGAGCGCGTGCTTGCCGTGAGCGTCGTCGTCATCGCGCTTGCGGGGCGGCTCGTCGCGCAGCGCGTGCCGTCCACGCCGGCGCCGCAGCCCGATCTCGTGATCAACTGGAATCCGGTCAGCGAAACCTGGCGCAACCTCGGGCTCGCGCGGCAGAACCGCACCGTGTTCCTGAGCCTGCTCGGCATCTCGTGGCTGTGGTTCGTCGGCGCGACGTTCCTCACGTCGTTCTTCAATTTCGCGAAGGACGTGCTGTCCGCGAGCCCCGACGTCGTCACGATCCTGCTCGGGACGTTCTCGGTCGGCATCGGCCTCGGCTCGCTGCTGTGCGAACGGCTGTCGCAGCGGCGCGTCGAGATCGGCCTCGTGCCGCTCGGCTCGATCGGCATCAGCGTGTTCGCGATCGAGCTGTATTTCGCGAGCCACGCGCTGCCGTCGCCCGGCCACCTGCTGTCGGTCGGTGAATTCCTGGCCAGCGCGCGCCACTGGCGCATCCTTGCGGACCTGTTCCTGCTCGCGATGTTCGGCGGTTTCTACAGCGTGCCGCTGTACGCGCTGATCCAGAGCCGCAGCGCGCCGACGCACCGCGCGCGGATCATCGCCGCGAACAATATCCTGAACGCGCTGTTCATGATCCTGTCGGCCGTGATGGCGATGGGGCTGACCAAGGCCGGCGTCGACATCCCGGGCCTGTTCCTCGTCACCGCGCTGCTGAACGTCGTCGTCGCGGCATATATCTACCTGCTCGTGCCCGAGTTCCTGCTGCGCTTCGTCGCGTGGGTGCTGGTGCACACCTTCTACCGGATTCGCCTCGTGCACGCGGAGCGGATCCCGGCGGAGGGAGGAGCCGTGCTCGTGTGCAACCACGTCAGCTACGTCGATGCGCTCGTGCTGGCCGCCGCGAGCCCGCGCCCGATCCGTTTCGTGATGGATCACCGGATCTTCAAGACGCGCTTCGCGAGCTGGGTGTTCCGGCATGCGAAGGCGATCCCGATCGCGCCGCGCCACGAGGATCCCGCGATGCTCGCGCGCGCGTACGACCTGTGCGAGGCCGCGCTGAAGGACGGCGAACTCGTGTGCATCTTCCCCGAGGGCAAGCTGACGAAGACGGGCGATATCAACACGTTCCACCACGGCATCACCGAGATCCTGGGCCGTACGCCGGCGCCCGTGATTCCGATGGCGCTGCGCGGGCTTTGGGGCAGCTATTTTTCACGGCATTCCGATGCGCGGATGCCGCGGCCCATCAAGCGCGGCGTGATGAGCCGGCTGACGCTGGCGGTCGGCGAGCCGGTCTCGGCGTCGGTCGCGACGCCCGAGTCGCTGCAGGCCGCGGTGACCGAGCTGCGCGGCGCGCGGAAGTAG
- a CDS encoding Mpo1-like protein — translation MAHTHSEQFASFADFYPYYLNEHQNLTSRRLHFIGSLGVIGCVAMAIATGHWLWLPAAVVCGYAFAWVGHFFFEKNRPATFRHPIYSLMGDWVMFKDICTGKIPL, via the coding sequence ATGGCGCACACACATTCGGAGCAATTCGCCAGCTTCGCTGATTTTTACCCGTATTACCTGAACGAACACCAGAACCTGACGTCGCGGCGGCTGCACTTCATCGGCTCGCTCGGCGTGATCGGCTGCGTCGCAATGGCGATCGCGACGGGCCACTGGCTGTGGCTGCCGGCGGCTGTCGTCTGCGGCTACGCGTTCGCGTGGGTCGGACACTTCTTCTTCGAGAAGAACCGCCCGGCCACGTTCCGGCACCCGATCTACAGCCTGATGGGCGACTGGGTGATGTTCAAGGACATCTGCACCGGCAAGATCCCGCTGTAG
- a CDS encoding FAD-binding oxidoreductase, with product MMSSEAFVSACRDAIGADHVLTDPHDTEPFLTDWRRRYKGAACAVLKPANSAEVAALVKLANVHGIALVPQGGNTGLAGGATPDASGSQAVLSVARLNRVRALDPHNNTITVEAGVILADVQARAREGGRLFALSLAAEGSCTIGGNLSTNAGGTAVLRYGNARELCLGLEVVTPQGEIWDGLRGLRKDNTGYDLRDLFIGAEGTLGIITAAVMKLHPLPAAQVTALAALESPHAALDFLALAQRAAGPLLTGFELMSDFCMQLVGKHYPQLRYPFAQTHSQTVLLELSDNESEAHARALFETLMEEAFEAGLVVDAVVAENLAQSRAFWDLREHIPLAQADEGLNIKHDIAVPISSVARFIDETDAAIQQAAPGARMVTFGHLGDGNLHYNVQMPEGGDPKAFLAAFQAPINRIVYDNVHRHHGTISAEHGIGQLKIDDAQRYKSPVETALMRTLKTALDPRGLMNPGKVLR from the coding sequence ATGATGTCCTCCGAAGCTTTCGTTTCCGCGTGCCGCGACGCGATCGGCGCCGACCATGTGCTGACCGACCCGCACGATACCGAACCGTTCCTGACCGACTGGCGCCGCCGCTACAAGGGTGCCGCGTGCGCGGTGCTGAAGCCTGCGAACTCGGCCGAAGTCGCCGCGCTCGTCAAGCTGGCCAACGTGCACGGCATCGCGCTCGTGCCGCAAGGTGGCAACACGGGCCTCGCCGGGGGCGCAACGCCCGACGCGAGCGGCAGCCAGGCCGTCCTGAGCGTCGCGCGCCTGAACCGCGTGCGCGCGCTCGATCCGCACAACAACACGATCACCGTCGAAGCCGGCGTGATTCTCGCCGACGTGCAGGCGCGCGCCCGCGAAGGCGGCCGGCTGTTCGCGCTGAGCCTCGCGGCGGAAGGCAGCTGCACGATCGGCGGCAACCTGTCGACCAATGCGGGCGGCACCGCGGTGCTGCGCTACGGCAACGCGCGCGAGCTGTGCCTCGGGCTCGAGGTCGTGACGCCGCAGGGTGAAATCTGGGATGGCCTGCGCGGGCTGCGCAAGGACAACACCGGCTACGACCTGCGCGACCTGTTCATCGGCGCGGAAGGCACGCTCGGGATCATCACGGCTGCCGTGATGAAGCTGCATCCGCTGCCGGCCGCGCAGGTCACGGCGCTCGCCGCGCTCGAATCGCCGCACGCGGCGCTGGATTTCCTCGCGCTCGCCCAGCGCGCGGCCGGGCCGCTGCTGACCGGCTTCGAGCTGATGTCGGATTTCTGCATGCAGCTCGTCGGCAAGCACTACCCGCAACTGCGCTACCCGTTCGCGCAGACGCATTCGCAGACGGTGCTGCTCGAACTGTCCGACAATGAAAGCGAAGCGCATGCGCGCGCGCTGTTCGAGACACTGATGGAAGAAGCGTTCGAGGCCGGGCTCGTGGTCGACGCGGTGGTCGCGGAAAATCTCGCGCAGTCGCGCGCGTTCTGGGACCTGCGCGAACACATCCCGCTCGCGCAGGCCGACGAGGGGCTTAACATCAAGCACGACATCGCAGTGCCGATCTCGTCGGTCGCGCGCTTCATCGACGAGACCGACGCGGCGATCCAGCAGGCCGCGCCGGGCGCGCGGATGGTCACGTTCGGCCACCTCGGCGACGGCAACCTCCACTACAACGTGCAGATGCCCGAAGGCGGCGACCCGAAGGCGTTCCTTGCCGCGTTCCAGGCGCCGATCAACCGGATCGTCTACGACAACGTGCACCGCCACCACGGCACGATCAGCGCGGAGCACGGCATCGGCCAACTGAAGATCGACGACGCGCAGCGCTACAAGTCGCCGGTCGAGACGGCGCTGATGCGCACGCTGAAGACCGCGCTCGACCCGCGCGGCCTGATGAATCCCGGCAAGGTCCTGCGCTGA
- a CDS encoding efflux transporter outer membrane subunit → MQSPATKGTLALAVLAVSLIMAGCASMGDNKPQSARIEANALDAGAAIRAADRDAGWPAADWWRAYRDPQLDTWIAAAQAGNPTLAAAEARVREAQAMARVARSAELPQINGNLSLMREHWPDNVFYGPGPLANADTWNNTGTLGLSYHLDLWGKDKNATERALDTAHATAADARAAKLELEVNVVRAYVGMSMNYALLDLAHDTFERQRSLADLAHKRLQAGLGTQLEVSQAESTLPDYERQIDSYEEAIQLARHQLAALAGKGPGAGDAITRPQLSLDAPAGLPSAMPADLLGRRPDVVAARWTVDAQARGIDVAKASFYPNIDLLATVGGFGVTAPFTDFLRAMNGGWTAGPALSLPIFEGGRLRAQLGAADAGYDQAVERYNQTIVGALKDIADQVVRIRSLDTQKKDAARSVAANDRSYQLSREGFRRGLTDYVNVLVAQQQLLRAQETAARIDAERLAAHAQLMAALGGGVETGEDVRGDHPLHDEPAAGAAAPAAASGTKPVAAVARPTQVATAGASGAPAAR, encoded by the coding sequence GTGCAGTCTCCGGCAACAAAAGGGACGCTCGCACTGGCGGTTCTTGCAGTCTCATTAATAATGGCCGGATGCGCGAGCATGGGCGACAACAAGCCGCAGTCGGCCCGCATCGAGGCGAACGCGCTCGACGCCGGCGCCGCCATCCGCGCGGCCGACCGTGATGCGGGCTGGCCCGCGGCCGACTGGTGGCGCGCCTACCGCGATCCGCAGCTCGACACGTGGATCGCCGCCGCCCAGGCCGGCAACCCGACGCTCGCGGCCGCCGAGGCGCGGGTGCGCGAAGCGCAGGCGATGGCGCGCGTCGCCCGCTCGGCCGAACTGCCGCAGATCAACGGCAATCTTTCGCTGATGCGGGAGCACTGGCCCGACAACGTGTTCTACGGCCCGGGCCCGCTCGCGAACGCCGATACCTGGAACAACACGGGCACGCTCGGCCTGTCGTACCACCTCGACCTGTGGGGTAAGGACAAGAACGCGACCGAGCGCGCGCTCGACACCGCGCATGCGACCGCCGCCGACGCGCGTGCGGCAAAGCTCGAACTCGAAGTCAACGTCGTGCGCGCGTATGTCGGCATGTCGATGAACTATGCGCTGCTCGACCTCGCGCACGACACGTTCGAACGCCAGCGCTCGCTCGCCGATCTCGCGCACAAGCGGCTGCAGGCCGGCCTCGGCACGCAGCTCGAAGTGAGCCAGGCGGAATCGACGCTGCCCGACTACGAGCGCCAGATCGACAGCTACGAAGAAGCGATCCAGCTCGCGCGCCATCAGCTCGCCGCGCTGGCCGGCAAGGGCCCGGGCGCCGGAGACGCGATCACGCGGCCGCAACTGTCGCTCGACGCGCCGGCCGGCCTGCCGTCGGCGATGCCGGCCGACCTGCTCGGCCGCCGCCCCGACGTCGTCGCGGCGCGCTGGACGGTCGACGCGCAGGCGCGCGGCATCGATGTCGCGAAGGCCTCGTTCTACCCGAACATCGACCTGCTCGCGACGGTCGGCGGCTTCGGCGTGACCGCGCCGTTCACCGACTTCCTGCGCGCGATGAACGGCGGCTGGACGGCCGGCCCTGCGCTGTCGCTGCCGATCTTCGAAGGCGGCCGGCTGCGCGCGCAGCTCGGCGCGGCGGATGCCGGCTACGACCAGGCGGTCGAGCGCTACAACCAGACAATCGTCGGCGCGCTCAAGGACATCGCCGACCAGGTCGTGCGGATCCGCTCGCTCGATACGCAGAAGAAGGACGCCGCGCGCTCGGTGGCCGCCAACGACCGCAGCTACCAGCTGTCGCGCGAAGGTTTCCGCCGCGGGCTGACCGATTACGTGAACGTGCTGGTCGCGCAACAGCAACTGCTGCGCGCGCAGGAGACGGCCGCCCGCATCGATGCGGAACGCCTCGCCGCGCACGCACAGCTGATGGCCGCGCTCGGCGGCGGCGTCGAGACGGGCGAGGATGTCCGGGGCGACCATCCGCTGCACGACGAACCCGCCGCGGGCGCAGCAGCGCCTGCCGCCGCGTCGGGCACGAAGCCCGTGGCGGCGGTCGCCCGGCCCACGCAGGTCGCCACCGCCGGCGCGTCCGGCGCGCCGGCCGCACGGTAA
- a CDS encoding LysR family transcriptional regulator has product MDTLQNMRVFVRVVDAGSFTAAAQQMNSTTAYASRAVSDLEAHLRTRLLNRTTRRIALTEAGERYLQRCEQILAYVDQAEAEAGDAHARPSGKLKVHCFTSLGQHYLVPAIARYRERYPDVHVELTLAQRMPDLLDEGYDVAIVVGRDLPDSGLVSQRLGESYSVVCASPGYVEAHGVPLRPADLAQHVCLGMAAPGFHYDAWALAGPNGDEVVPITAPPFRVNVAEALAVAVREGMGVGGLPLYSAIGWLRSGHIVRVMPEYRSHVMNIYALYPSRQYLDAKIRTWVDFLRDALPATLEADEAALEQYTRAT; this is encoded by the coding sequence ATGGATACGTTACAAAACATGCGGGTATTCGTCCGCGTGGTCGACGCGGGAAGCTTTACCGCGGCCGCCCAGCAGATGAATTCGACCACCGCCTACGCGTCGCGCGCAGTCTCGGATCTCGAGGCGCACCTGCGCACGCGTCTTCTGAACCGCACGACGCGCCGGATCGCGCTGACCGAAGCCGGCGAGCGCTACCTGCAGCGCTGCGAGCAGATCCTCGCGTATGTCGACCAGGCCGAAGCCGAGGCGGGCGACGCGCACGCGCGCCCGTCGGGCAAGCTGAAGGTCCATTGCTTCACGAGCCTCGGCCAGCACTACCTGGTGCCGGCCATCGCGCGCTATCGCGAGCGCTATCCGGACGTGCACGTCGAACTGACGCTCGCGCAGCGGATGCCCGACCTGCTCGACGAGGGTTACGACGTCGCGATCGTCGTCGGCCGCGACCTGCCCGATTCGGGGCTCGTGTCGCAGCGGCTCGGCGAGAGCTACAGCGTGGTGTGCGCGTCGCCCGGCTACGTCGAGGCGCACGGCGTGCCGCTGCGGCCGGCGGATCTCGCGCAGCACGTGTGTCTCGGGATGGCCGCGCCGGGTTTTCACTACGACGCGTGGGCGCTGGCCGGGCCGAACGGCGACGAGGTCGTCCCGATCACTGCGCCGCCGTTTCGCGTGAACGTCGCCGAGGCGCTCGCGGTGGCCGTGCGGGAGGGGATGGGGGTCGGCGGGCTGCCGCTCTATTCGGCGATCGGCTGGCTGCGCAGCGGGCATATCGTGCGCGTGATGCCCGAGTACCGGTCGCACGTGATGAACATCTACGCGCTGTATCCGTCGCGCCAGTACCTCGACGCGAAAATCCGTACCTGGGTCGATTTCCTGCGCGACGCACTGCCGGCCACGCTCGAAGCCGACGAAGCCGCGCTCGAGCAGTACACGCGTGCGACATGA
- a CDS encoding DUF2069 domain-containing protein — protein sequence MNAPARPAVAARPRYALAAAACLVALIALSIAWELWLAPLRPGGSALMLKAVPLALALPGVWRRNIYTMQWASMLILVYFAEGIVRGMSDRGLSATLGWCETALAVGFFVAALAYVAPFKRTAKKPRAAS from the coding sequence ATGAACGCCCCCGCCCGCCCCGCCGTCGCGGCCCGGCCGCGCTACGCGCTGGCCGCCGCCGCGTGCCTCGTCGCGCTGATCGCGCTGTCGATCGCGTGGGAGCTGTGGCTCGCGCCGCTGCGCCCGGGCGGCTCCGCGCTGATGCTCAAGGCCGTGCCGCTCGCGCTCGCGCTGCCCGGCGTCTGGCGGCGTAACATCTATACGATGCAGTGGGCGAGCATGCTGATTCTCGTCTATTTCGCCGAAGGCATCGTGCGCGGCATGTCCGATCGCGGGCTCTCCGCGACGCTCGGCTGGTGCGAGACCGCGCTCGCCGTCGGCTTCTTCGTGGCGGCGCTGGCGTATGTCGCGCCGTTCAAGCGCACGGCGAAAAAACCGCGCGCCGCGTCCTGA